One genomic window of Gimesia chilikensis includes the following:
- a CDS encoding nicotinate phosphoribosyltransferase, with amino-acid sequence MALSKIYDTSLTLLTDLYQLTMAHGYWKTGRAEQEAVFHLFFRKNPFQGGYTIAAGLEYALEYIRRFQFSEDDLSYLKTLEGNDGRPLFSSGFLEYLADLRITCDLAAVPEGTVVFPHEPLVRVTGPILQCQLLETALLNLINFQTLIATKSARICTATGGDPVLEFGLRRAQGIDGGLAASRAAYIGGCAATSNVLAGKLFGIPVKGTHAHSWVMSYDDELSAFEDYARAMPNNCVFLVDTYDTLDGVRNAVRVGIQLKESGHQMVGIRLDSGDLAYLSIEARRLLDEAGLTEAAIVASNDLDETTISSLKMQGAKIAVWGVGTRLVTAFEQPALGGVYKLGAIRNEDQEWEPRLKLSEQAIKTSTPGILQTRRYLNQNGAVADMIYNELAPPSSERSVLIDPLDPTRRRVLDDKLDSQDLLIPVVKQGEIVHQHESLSVIRERAQQQLDLFHVGIQRHLDPHEYPVGLEQGLYDYKTEQILLARKLNHQ; translated from the coding sequence ATGGCCCTAAGTAAGATCTACGATACTTCACTGACGCTCTTAACAGACCTGTACCAGTTGACGATGGCTCACGGATACTGGAAAACCGGGAGAGCAGAACAGGAAGCTGTCTTTCACCTCTTCTTTCGCAAAAATCCGTTCCAGGGTGGCTACACCATCGCCGCCGGGCTGGAGTACGCTCTGGAATATATCAGGCGCTTCCAATTCAGCGAAGATGATCTCAGTTATCTCAAGACGCTGGAAGGCAATGATGGTCGTCCCTTATTCTCCAGTGGCTTTCTGGAATACCTGGCGGATCTGCGTATCACCTGTGATCTGGCAGCGGTTCCGGAAGGGACCGTGGTCTTTCCCCACGAACCGCTGGTACGGGTCACGGGGCCGATTCTGCAGTGTCAGTTGCTGGAAACCGCTTTGCTGAATCTGATCAACTTTCAGACGCTGATCGCTACCAAGTCAGCCCGCATCTGTACTGCCACGGGCGGAGATCCGGTTCTGGAGTTCGGTTTAAGGCGAGCCCAGGGAATTGACGGCGGCCTGGCAGCCAGTCGAGCCGCTTACATTGGAGGCTGTGCAGCCACATCCAATGTGCTGGCCGGTAAGCTGTTCGGAATTCCCGTCAAAGGGACACACGCTCACAGCTGGGTCATGTCCTACGATGATGAGCTTTCCGCCTTCGAAGATTACGCCCGGGCCATGCCTAATAACTGTGTCTTCCTCGTCGATACCTACGATACACTCGATGGGGTTCGCAATGCGGTTCGCGTCGGGATTCAGTTAAAAGAGTCCGGTCATCAAATGGTGGGGATCCGGCTTGATTCGGGAGATCTTGCTTATCTCAGTATCGAAGCCAGACGCCTGCTGGATGAAGCGGGTTTGACGGAAGCCGCGATTGTCGCCAGTAATGACCTGGATGAAACCACCATCAGCAGTCTCAAAATGCAGGGAGCCAAGATCGCCGTCTGGGGTGTGGGCACTCGTCTGGTGACCGCCTTCGAACAGCCCGCCCTGGGAGGGGTTTACAAACTGGGAGCGATCAGGAATGAAGACCAGGAATGGGAACCCCGTTTGAAACTGTCCGAACAGGCCATCAAGACCTCTACCCCCGGAATTCTACAGACCAGGCGCTATCTGAATCAAAACGGGGCCGTGGCCGACATGATCTATAATGAACTTGCTCCGCCATCCTCGGAACGAAGCGTGCTGATCGATCCTCTGGATCCAACGCGGCGACGGGTGCTGGACGACAAACTTGACTCACAGGACCTGTTGATCCCCGTAGTCAAGCAGGGGGAGATCGTTCATCAACACGAATCATTGTCAGTCATTCGCGAACGGGCACAGCAGCAGTTAGATCTGTTTCACGTGGGTATTCAGCGTCATCTGGATCCACACGAATATCCCGTTGGTCTGGAACAGGGGCTGTACGATTACAAAACCGAACAGATTCTGCTGGCACGAAAATTAAATCATCAGTGA
- a CDS encoding ABC transporter ATP-binding protein: protein MARIKVENVTLHYPIIGAGDRSVKNRLLNFATGGKITRDSSTVVVTGLDQIDLELNDGDRLGLIGHNGAGKSTLLKVLAGIYTPTNGNVEIEGRIVSTLNITLGFEMEATGFENIYLRGRLLGLTTREIEAKLEEISDFTELGKYLDLPVRVYSSGMLMRLAFAVMTSLESDILLMDEVIGTGDARFIHKAEARLNEFMNKAKIMVIASHSDDVIREFCNSALLLKNGTPFAQGEIDEVLEIYESEEYQT, encoded by the coding sequence ATGGCCAGGATTAAAGTAGAAAATGTGACTCTGCACTACCCGATCATCGGGGCAGGCGACCGGTCCGTAAAAAACAGGTTGTTGAACTTTGCTACGGGAGGCAAAATCACCCGGGACAGTAGTACAGTGGTCGTAACAGGTCTGGACCAGATTGACCTGGAATTAAATGACGGTGACCGCCTGGGACTGATCGGACACAATGGTGCCGGGAAATCCACTTTGCTGAAAGTTCTGGCGGGAATCTATACTCCCACCAATGGTAATGTGGAAATTGAGGGACGGATTGTCTCTACCCTGAATATTACTCTGGGATTTGAAATGGAGGCCACCGGGTTCGAGAATATCTATCTCAGGGGTCGCCTACTGGGACTGACTACCAGAGAAATTGAAGCTAAACTCGAAGAGATCTCCGACTTCACCGAGCTGGGCAAATACCTCGATCTGCCGGTGCGGGTCTACTCGTCAGGGATGCTGATGCGGCTGGCATTTGCCGTAATGACATCACTGGAATCTGATATCCTGCTGATGGATGAAGTCATCGGCACCGGAGACGCCCGGTTCATCCATAAGGCTGAAGCCAGACTAAATGAGTTCATGAACAAAGCCAAGATCATGGTCATAGCTTCTCACTCAGACGATGTCATCAGAGAATTTTGTAACTCCGCACTTCTACTGAAAAATGGAACTCCCTTTGCTCAGGGTGAGATCGATGAAGTGCTGGAGATTTATGAGTCAGAGGAATACCAGACATAA
- a CDS encoding ABC transporter permease — translation MIAGLSALTIQQYRCLMNNRVKLALEDVIDMIKSSRLCMFLAWFDIRIRYRRSKIGPFWITISMAIFIIALGVVYSKLFNMAPDEYLPNLAAGYLFWTLIASTISEAPTIFIDNAAYLKDMKINLLIFIFRALARNTIIFLHNALFIMFVSFYFKIWPQFQTLLVIPGLFLVLLNLFWITLFFGIVGARYRDLAPIIQSMVQVLFFVSPITWLPKLVGEDSWVVMFNPIAYFLDLTRAPILNQTPALSSWAITAGISIVGFAVSLLLYAYKRDRIVYWI, via the coding sequence GTGATCGCAGGATTGTCAGCACTCACCATTCAACAATATAGATGTTTAATGAATAATCGAGTCAAACTTGCTCTGGAAGATGTGATCGATATGATCAAATCCAGCCGGTTATGTATGTTTCTGGCATGGTTTGATATTCGCATCCGTTATCGCAGGTCTAAAATCGGTCCATTCTGGATTACGATCAGTATGGCAATCTTTATTATTGCCCTGGGAGTCGTTTACTCCAAATTGTTCAACATGGCTCCCGATGAATATCTGCCCAATCTGGCGGCAGGTTATCTTTTCTGGACGCTCATAGCATCGACCATCAGTGAAGCTCCCACGATCTTCATTGACAATGCGGCTTATCTCAAAGATATGAAAATCAATCTGCTGATTTTTATATTTCGGGCGCTGGCACGTAACACAATCATCTTCCTGCACAATGCCCTGTTTATCATGTTTGTCAGCTTTTATTTTAAAATCTGGCCTCAATTTCAGACACTTCTCGTTATTCCGGGGCTATTTCTTGTGTTGCTGAATCTGTTCTGGATCACACTGTTTTTTGGGATCGTGGGTGCCCGTTATCGTGATCTGGCCCCCATTATTCAGAGCATGGTACAGGTACTGTTTTTCGTCTCTCCAATAACATGGCTACCCAAGCTCGTGGGAGAAGACAGCTGGGTTGTGATGTTCAACCCCATTGCTTACTTCCTTGACCTGACCCGCGCCCCCATATTGAACCAGACTCCTGCATTGAGTTCCTGGGCGATTACTGCCGGAATCAGTATTGTCGGTTTTGCTGTCAGCCTATTACTTTACGCCTACAAACGAGACCGGATTGTATATTGGATTTGA
- a CDS encoding glycosyltransferase family 2 protein: protein MENSCLISVIIVNFNSADKLSLCVQSLVDCQQSLEIIIVDNASHDESLKNVQHTFRAQQNILVTENQENMGFAVACNQGGRVASGDYLLYLNPDCKINSHAISALRECLVQNPEAGMTGGQLLNSDGTEQVGGRRLIPTPWRTFVRVFKLRWLSPLFPQLFSDFNLHLESLPDHPVEVEAISGACMLVPRKAYEDVGGLDEGYFLHCEDLDWCMSFREKGWKILFVPDAKISHFQGSCSRSRRIFVEWNKHKGMVRFYSKFFRHKYPVVLMWIITCGVWLRFSLLACYFSVRQFFRWFKVAGT, encoded by the coding sequence ATGGAGAATAGCTGTTTGATCTCAGTCATAATTGTTAATTTCAACTCGGCTGACAAATTATCGCTATGTGTGCAGTCGCTGGTTGATTGCCAGCAGTCCCTGGAAATTATCATCGTCGATAATGCTTCTCACGACGAGAGTCTGAAAAACGTGCAGCACACCTTTCGCGCGCAACAGAATATCCTGGTCACTGAAAATCAGGAAAATATGGGATTTGCGGTAGCCTGTAATCAGGGCGGACGGGTTGCCAGCGGCGACTATCTGCTGTATCTCAATCCTGACTGTAAAATCAATTCGCATGCGATCTCAGCACTCAGGGAATGCCTTGTGCAGAATCCTGAAGCGGGCATGACCGGCGGCCAGTTGCTAAATAGCGATGGCACAGAGCAGGTCGGGGGACGTCGTTTGATTCCCACTCCCTGGCGAACCTTTGTGCGTGTTTTTAAATTGCGCTGGCTGTCCCCCTTGTTTCCGCAGCTCTTTTCAGACTTCAATCTGCATCTCGAATCATTACCTGACCATCCGGTAGAAGTCGAGGCGATTTCCGGGGCCTGTATGCTGGTCCCTCGCAAGGCTTATGAAGATGTCGGCGGATTGGATGAAGGCTACTTTCTGCACTGCGAGGATCTGGACTGGTGCATGAGCTTCCGGGAAAAGGGCTGGAAGATCCTGTTTGTACCGGATGCGAAAATCTCGCATTTCCAGGGAAGCTGTAGCCGTTCTCGCCGTATCTTTGTTGAATGGAACAAGCACAAGGGAATGGTGCGGTTCTATAGCAAATTCTTCCGCCACAAGTATCCAGTCGTGTTGATGTGGATTATCACCTGCGGAGTCTGGTTACGGTTCAGCCTGTTGGCCTGCTACTTTTCGGTCCGGCAGTTTTTCAGATGGTTCAAGGTCGCCGGTACCTGA
- a CDS encoding D-sedoheptulose-7-phosphate isomerase, whose protein sequence is MSLAARIICRNLERSIAAKNELLQNAETQAEFARSVDIVLNCYQQGGRLYVAGNGGSAADAQHLAAEFVSRLARDRAPLPAEALTTDSSIITAIGNDYGYDEIFSRQIAGKLSEKDVFLGITTSGNSPNIVKALQVCRERNIQSIVFTGHDGGKVRELSDVCVIAPGELTSQIQEVHLVLEHTLCECVEAALFDFEL, encoded by the coding sequence ATGAGCCTGGCAGCCAGAATTATTTGCAGAAATCTGGAGCGTTCTATAGCAGCCAAAAACGAGTTGTTGCAGAACGCAGAGACTCAGGCCGAATTTGCCCGGTCCGTTGACATTGTATTGAACTGCTATCAGCAGGGGGGCCGCCTGTACGTTGCCGGGAATGGTGGTTCAGCTGCCGATGCACAGCATCTGGCGGCGGAATTTGTCAGTCGTCTGGCCCGTGACCGTGCCCCATTGCCAGCCGAAGCACTCACGACCGACTCCTCGATCATCACAGCCATCGGCAACGATTATGGCTACGATGAAATCTTTTCCCGTCAGATTGCGGGTAAGCTCAGCGAAAAGGATGTCTTTCTGGGAATTACGACTTCCGGGAATTCCCCCAACATTGTCAAAGCCCTGCAGGTCTGCCGTGAACGGAACATTCAGAGTATCGTGTTTACCGGTCACGATGGCGGTAAGGTGCGAGAATTGAGCGACGTTTGTGTCATCGCCCCTGGAGAACTGACCAGCCAGATCCAGGAAGTGCATCTGGTACTGGAACACACCCTCTGCGAGTGCGTCGAAGCCGCCTTGTTTGACTTCGAGCTCTAA